In Erythrolamprus reginae isolate rEryReg1 chromosome 9, rEryReg1.hap1, whole genome shotgun sequence, the genomic window ccctcgcatcctggacacaaattgtttcaactcctaccctcaaaacgtcgctacagagcactgcacaccaagacaactagacacaagaacagtttttttccgaacgccatcactctactaaacaaataattccctcaacactgtcagactttctaccaaatctgcacttctattctactagtttttctcatcattcctttcacccatttcctcccatgttgactgtatgactgtaacttgttgcttatatcctaagatttttattaatattgcttcttcattgcttatttcacccctatgacaatcattaagtgttgtaccacatgattcttgacaaatgtatattttattttatgtacgttgagagcatatgcaccaagacaaattcgttgtgtgtccaatcacacttggccaataaaaattctattctattctatactattctattctattctcttgacttcttcttcttaattccaggcccTGAAGGATCTCGCTAGCAAGCATTCCAACGTCCACATCATCCAGCTGGGTAAGAGAGCTTTCCATTTCTTTTCTGTTCCAATTTGAcctctatcttttaaaaaaaaatccattgagaAATCTACGTGGACTATGGACAGTTTGACTGTGCTGTATGTGTATTTTAGCTTTCAAACGTTTGTATCTCGGTGCGGGTAATGCTCGATTTACTCCTGCCATtaaccccaaaatttctgttgctaagcaaggaagttattaagtgagttttgccccattttatgacctttcttaacagagttgttaaggaaatcactgcagttgttaagttagtaacttttatgtacagtgagagtatatgcaccaatgaaaattccttgtgtgtccaatcacacttgaccaataaagaattatattccgttccgttccgttccattccattccattccactcctctctaattctgcattctattctattctattctattctattctatttactgacccctcgcatcgtggacacaaattgtttcaactcctaccctcaaaatgtcgctacagagcactgcacaccaagacaactagacacaagaacagtttttttcgaccgccatcactctgctaaacaaataattccctcaacactgtcagactttctactaaatctgcacttctattctactagtttttctcatcattcctttcacccatttcctcccatgttgactgtatgactgtaacttgttgcttatatcctaagatttttattaatattgcttcttcattgcttatttgacccctgtgacaatcattaaatgtcgtaccacatgattcttgacaaatgtatattttattttatgtacgctgagagcatatgcaccaagacaaattccttgtgtgtccaatcacacttggccaataaaaattctattctattctattctattctaaacaaatggttgtgaaAGACTGTCTCTGCAAAGTATCATGTAGGCACCAGCTAGAACAATTGAAATTTGATTCTTCCCCATTGCTGACCCACaatcctctaggccaggggtctccaaccgtgacccccttatgacttgtggacttcaactcccagaattcctcagctagggttggctgaggaattctgggagctgaagtccacaagtcataaagtggccGAGGTTGGAAACCACTGCTCCAGGCCCCACAACAGCTTCTGGCTTCTCTGATAAAGATCTCCTCTTTCTTTTCATGTATACACGGAAGAGGTGGAGGATCAGTCCAGCGTGAAGGCAGCTGCTTTAGCGGTTGGGTCTCTTCTACATGGTAAAGGCTTAAACCTCCTGATCAATAATGCCGGTGTGAATTCCTATGCCACTCTGGAAACAGTGGAGCAGCAAGAGATGCTGTCTGCTTTTAACACCAACGTGGTAGGGCCCATCCTCGTGGCTAAGGTAAGAGGATCATTGTCTTCACGGctcgaatagtatttgcacagaaatggaaagaaaagacaataccaaaagacactgaagtatttaaaaaaattatagaatgtgcagaactagatatgatgaccaaacgtttaaataatcaaactgaaacaaaaggttataaaatatgggacaaggtatatgattggtggaattttaaaaatggtattaacaattaactacaagatagaatgaaatagtatatagtataactaacttagaagtgtatattctctcctccttttttttgcACAGAAAACCAGAAGCAAAGGTAGCCTTAGTCAACAAAAAAACAATGGGTAATATCTTAGAGATAAGGAAATGATTCCGATACTAGCCGTCCAGTTCCTGGGTAATTGTGTTCTTATTTCACACCTTAATCCACCTCGTTTCCTTCAGGAATTTCTGCCTCTGCTGAAGAAAGCTGCTCGAGAGGCAGCCGTAAAGGACATGAGCTGTCAGAGGGCAGCTATCATCAATATAACCTCCAAGTTGGCCTCCATTGAACGGGGCTTTGAAGTCATAAAGGCACCGATGTACCCTTATCGTGCAAGCAAGGTAGGTTTTGCGTGGAGGGTCAGATTATTCCTTCAATTCAGAAGAATTAACTGGTGAGATAGCAGGACATGTCTATGTGTCCAGTCTACCAGATCTTGTCTGTTTGTGGGAACATTTTTATTCATtgtttcattgattcattgattcatcgattcatccatccatccatccattcattcattcatgtattcattcAACACCgtattttttgtagtataagtcacacctttttcctccctaaaagaggttcataatttgggtgcatcttatactctgaatgtagcttttttccagccctaactagctgctaatgatctcccagctctttcattgtttctctctgtcaataatgttttccaagccctaagtctttgcaggggctttttcattgctctaacttgctttgaataagtttctttccagccataaccaggtgctaacgatgttcccagctcttaccagcttgcaagctctttcattattactctctgcaaataatgttttccaaacactgtttttgaagggttttttttcattctctacttatTCTGAatgcttctttccagccctaaacaggtgctaacaatgttcccaaacTTCATACCagcctgcaagctctttcattgttactctctgcaaataatgttttccaaactctaagactttgcaggatttttttcattgttctacttgctactaatgtttctttccaggagctaatgatgttcctagctcttactggcttgcaagctctttcattgttattctctctgaataagatgcgaccaggtaggagtggcttgtgggCCAtctgaccaggtaggagtggcttgtgggCCatctgaccaggtgggagtggcttgacaatcatgtgaccaagtggtgacttaaaggtcatgtgactgggtgggagtggcttaccgaccaagatatgtTTTCAactaggtgcttggattctttttcagttgattaagtcacattatttgaatagccacaaaaaggacaaatgatagcattatttgttgaggaacacagtaacattttaaggctttgtactgaacccacaaggttaagTATCATAACAatttaggcaagtagctcaattttctttaattgctataaaaatttaattCTAGATAATGTTCTGctagcgtgtttcaactgcccataattacagggtaattagtccaggaagacacacaccacacgataagaggaaaacccaaaagtttttataaacagaaaaacagaaaaagctccctttttaaatgtcaaagggattttctggtacacacaaggcacaggtgaaatgcaatccaattgctcacccaataactgggaaattgagtccaattctaaaatccagagagtccacacacacaatcctgaacaacaAAAAACCataatcttgacgaaacaatgaatcagataaactgccatgaggctaacacaccaggctgcacttttatctgtggcactaattacagcagccccacccaaccacaggtggcctcattttctcttgtaataatccttcagttgttgtctcctatgcatcactctatgcatgtgtggatgtgtcattaattcttgttcagaatccagggatgatacagatgattgatctcctcctgggctgtctgccaaactcccctcttccctgtcactcacgcttccttggtcagaggaggcttcgtcggcagattctactggaagcaaaacaggcctgcggcatgtggatgtttcccccacatccatctgcacattGCTGGGGgcatgagctgggccagagctaaccacaacagataacgattaaaattattaaagcgtttattggtaaaaacatactatttaataatttcctattttaaaaataagtaaggatcatactaaggtactagagaaggaaggacaacaaaaaaaactattaagtattcaataaatcgtacataaacttactacccccactacaTTCCTCCCTGTGGGGGCAACAACCCATTACTGATCTGGGTGAGCTATTTTTGTTTTGGTCTTGTAAACAACAACCCTATTTTTAAAGCGGCTCTCCATTAaggaaaaatttggaaaaaagtttggagaaaagtGAAGCAGAGTAGAAAAATTGTTACCGCTTCACACAAATCACAGCGGCGGACAATTAGAGACCAAAAATGATGAAAACGATGTTTTAGGAAAAAATCTCgaattgggattttttaaaattttattttatatgtttttctttttcaaatggtTTATTGAAAGTTAAAACTGAAAGTAAATTTACTGAGTCCTAGAGTACAATACTGCCAACTAATGGACAAAAAAGGAGAATAGCATGACCTTGGACAGCGCCAGATAATCATAATAACAGATGGctgcaaaaaacccaaaaaaatccctccccccaaaagccaaaaccaagatgataACACCTATGCAGtgctagaaacttggcttctgcacgtgcacagaagaaaaagcaaagaattaatatttttttttaaaaagatggcggtggccatggaccagcaccagcagAACTGATTCTGTGTCATCACCATGATGTTACTAGTGGTTTGCTACCTGTTCTACAGAaccaatttcatttcatttcattttattggatttgtatgccgcccctctccgtagactcggggcggctaacaacagaataaaaacagcatgtaaatccaatacaaaacagctaaaaaacccttaattctaaaaccaaacatacatacatacatacaaacaatcataccatgcataaattgtaaaggcttagggggaaagaatatctcaattcccccatgcctgatggcagaggtgggtttttaggagcttgcgaaaggcgaggagggtgggggcaattctaatctccggggggagttggttccagagggccggggccgccacagagaaggctcttcccctgggccccgccatacgacattgttttgttgatgggacccggagaaggcccactctgtgggacctaaccggtcgctgggattcgtgcggcagaaggcagtctcgtagataccctgttccggtgacatgaagggctttataggtgatgaccaacactttgaattgtgactggaaattgatcggcaaccaatgcagactgcggagtgttggtattacatgggcatttctgggaaagcccatgattgctctcgcagctgcattctgcatgatctgaagtttccgaacacttttcagaggcagccccatgtagagagcattacagtagttgagcctcgaggtgatgagggcatgagtgactgtgagcagtgactcccggtccaaatagggccacaactggtgcaccaggcgaacctgggcaaacgccccccaatgcgaactgggaggaactcacttcTGGTCAGGGCATCTGAGCAGAGAGgtttcaaaagaaagaaaagattgaaGAGCTGATCTTAAAACCGGAACTCTTTCTTCTTGGAATAATTAGACATAAAGTTACAATAAATGACAGGCATCTAATCCTACATGTAACGACCGCGGCAagaattatatatgcgcaaatTTGGAAACAGGAAATCGTCCCAACAATGTTTAATTTAATAACCAAAATATATGAGGTTGTAGAAAtgacttttttccatatgtggtggtcatgtcctatgatacaaaatatctggaaaacaactcatacttggctttcagagattacaaaagaggaaatagaattcaCCCCGGAAGCTATGccattaggagtttggagaaaacactactcaaaacaaacaatgcttcttacaacacatataaacactgcaacaagaattgcgatagcacaactctggaaaaatgaccagaccccaatggaagaattaattatagataagatatatacatgcatggagatggacgaactcactaactcaattaagggaaacaaaatcacggaatcaaaacgaacatggcaaaaatggcatgaatgggttcaaaagagaatatagaaataatataatatgaagcaatagtacaattgaaacaatctacagctaccttgtaaaaagttttatttaccagttaatgaccgtaataaatattagaatataaaagtatgaaatataatgtatataatggaatgtaacaggtaaaaatctactataagaatgttaatagagagggtttataatctgtaaaacagaataatgtgtgatttgaattatatgtgaaagcttaataaagaaaatatttttttaaaaaaagaaatgacaaaGCTTACATACGAACTACAGGACAAAGATATTAAAGAATTCCACAAAACTTGGGGCAGGTGGTATATTTGGattgctaaaaataaaataaaataaaagaacaatgagAATAACAATAAAGTTGTTCAAGTTATCAAATTTAGAGAGGAAAATTAAATTGTTATTAAGAGGAAATATTGTCATTACAAGGCACTATTGTACCACAGAGGAAATGAAAATAATCTCATAGAAACGGATATGTTAACGGAAAAGTCAATAAGATGTACGTGCAACAATTAACAAaggaaaaacactgctataaatgAATAACCTGCAAAATCAATTATCCTGCCACTTAGCAGGTGTAAATATTAAGCTCTGATACGAAAATAACCCATGtgtaaagcataatgctttatttttgttatatatatgttattacagtagtacctctagagaCGAGCTgctccaagttacgagccacgaggggagagaaatttcttttcgagacccgagctcaaagtCAGAATACGAGCCGAGCgttcactaggtggcgcaagaatccttgcttctggttatctcggaggggaaaaacaaagtctaaagccatttgttccagatacgagttgttcgacatacgagctccgttctggaacgaattaaactcgtatctagagtgttgtggttccgtctgaggcccctccgggaacggctgaccttctgtcggtttccagctcagagggagaggctgaggaacaggaggtgcagacagacgaggaggaggaatcccaggctggagaagaaggacagccagagtcccaccagggggagctctccccagcaagcagcctggattccttaggggaaaatgctcaagacatcatagatatgcgacaaaggagagctaatcagagacggactcaattggctaagtatttccagcattagaggtcacagctgggtttgggtgtggtgctcttgggaaaggataaaaggcggacccacccttcctggcttgtggagttttatcttggagattcgtgagacctgtctgtgaactttggtggcttacaatcctggtttgtgccttggactattgaaaccttgggggggggggtgccagcaagaagcttgtggtattgactggacatcaggaccctgctgtaacgtattatagcctgtctgttgtgaagacaggttttcctttgtgcttattttttccagctataaaatacttttggcttttaccagagtgtctggatgttttttcagttggtgttgaggtctgggaaaacccagacagaacactagaggtactactgtattctctttcttactctctgttgtgattcagcctgaggctcctcagggaccagctggatctctgccggatccatgcccagaggaggaggacagtgaacaggagggggaggaccaggcagacgggggagaggaacgtcagggaggagggagctctccccagctagtagcctggattcattggatgaagacgcacaggctataatagacatgaggcagcgacaagcagctcaaagacggggccaattagaaaggtatttccatccctgaattggcaacagctgggtttgggtgtggttctcctcagcagggttgaaaaggcaggcccgcccttacagacttgtggagagttatcaattgggagtcctgtgaccttgcttcgatcctcggcgtctctgatcttggcttgtggcctagaagtctggaagacttgggggaggcgtgggttttattatctccagcgttgtttttgccagcaagaatcctgttttattgcctggccttcgtgaaacctctgtgaagcttcatcgtgttcctatctgtaagaacagtttttgttacctgtgattgctttgaattatataaactgcctttgctttttaccattgtgtctggctactctttttggttggtgttggcgtctggggggacccagacagaacactctctttttctctttacaGATTTCTATGCATATACATTCTGtaaatattgtattgttgttttgtctattttcttttttaatgtatataatgaataaagtttttttttttaagagtttaatttttttccccttgcaggcTGCTTTGAACATGGTGACCGTCTGTTTCGCTTTGGAACTAGAAGAAGAGGGGATCTTATGTACTGTAATCCATCCCGGCTGGGTGAAAACAGACATGGGAACGGAACAGGTACCATAAAGAATGCAAAAGGGTTTATTACAGAGACAACATTGATGCCATGTTAGAGATGAGATGGGGTAGTGTGTCCATCTCATTGCTCTTTGATCTTCAATAGCTTTTCATTCTGTGGACCATAAGATCCTTTTGAACCAATTTTAGTatcaggggtgggggtggcacCATTTTGGGATGGTTCTTCTTTGGGACTGgtgacaggttacaagcggtgtgccacaagagtctgttctgggtcctattctttttaatatgtttgtgagtgacataggggacggTTTGgtaagggaaggtttgcctatttgccgatgactctaaagggtgcaatagggttgatattcctgtaatatggtaaatgatttagctttactagataaatggtcaaagcaatggaaactgcagtttaatgtttccaaaggtaaaataatgcacttggggaaaaggaatcctcaatctgagtattgtattggcagttctgtgttagcaaaaacttcagaagagaaggatttaggggtagtgatttctgacagtctcaaaatgggtgaacagtgcagtcaggcggtagggaaagcaagtaggatgcttggctgcatagctagaggtataacaagcaggtagagggagattatgatcccgctatatagagtgctggtgagaccacatttggaatactgtgttcaattctggagaccgcacctacaaaaagatattgacaaaattgaacgggtccaaagacgggctacaagaatggtggaaggtcttaagcataaaacgtatcaggaaagacttgatgaactcaatctgtatagtctggaggacagaaggaaaaggggggacatgatcgaaacatttaaatatgttaaagggttaaataaggtccaggagggaagtgtttttaataggaaagtgaacacaagaacaaggggacgcaatctgaagttagttgggggaaagatcaaaagcaacatgagaaaatattattttactgaaagagtagtaaatccttggaacaaacttccagcagacgtggttggtcaatccacaggaactgaattgaaacatgcctgggataaacatatatccaccctaagataaaatacaggaaatagtataagggcagactagaggtctttttctgccgtcagtcttctatgtttctatgtttctatttacatgTAAGGTGAGGTCATCTATCATGTTAAATGATGTCATCCATCACTTTGGGGTCAGGTACCCTCAGTATACATCTCAACCCTGGACCAACACTGAGttcggctggagaattctggggctTGAAGTCCATGCATCCAAAAGTTGCCAAAATTCAGAAgcacaactttatttatttattaagagccttggtggctcagtggttagagtgctgtattgcaagcTGCCTCTGATGaccgctggctgtagttcaccagttcaaatctcaccaggctcaaggttgactcagccttccatcctttcgaggtgggtaaaatgaggacccagattgttgggggatgataggctgactctgtaaaccacttagagagggctgtaaatctaagtggtattgctattgctattttttttactgaaagagtagtagatgcttggaacaaacttccagcagaggcagttggtaaatccacagtaattgaatttaaacatgcctgagataaacatatatctatcctaagataaaatacaggaaatagtataagggcaggctagatggaccaggaggtcttttcctgccgtcaatcttctatgtttctatgtttcttctattgctactgctattgttatttgtttgtttattgattgattggttgatttaattgatttgttttgatttgatttgatttctaggcTGCTTTTTCCCAAGACTCAGGATGGCTATGCTATACAGTGACTGTAACAGGCATCCTTTTGTTCCTGTTATTTTAGCCAGAGGGGGAGAATGGATGGGTGGGAGCACAGGGCTCAAGGTTTCTTCCCTGAGGATAATaatcctgcctctctttctctcccaggcTCCTGTGACTGTGCAAAACAGTGTGCGAGGCATCCTCAATGTGCTTGTTAATTTATCATCAGCCTCCAATGGGGCCTTTCTCGACTGGGAAGGCAACACACTCACTTGGTGAGATGTGCTTGTACTTTccaccaagaaaaaaaaaggtgttgGGTACcgtatatttatctttttaaattgtattttgtaTCACTGTTGTGTTTTTAATGTTTGTATCATGTATGATTTATATTTCATTTGCTGTACGTTGTCAGCATAGTTGTGATTTTGATGgtatagaaatatatttaatcaaccaaccaaccatccaacATTCCAATCatccaatcatccatccatccatccattcttccaaCCATTCAACCAACCATCCAATCATCCATCCGTCCAACCAACAACCAACAAaccaatcatccatccatccaaccatccaaccaaacaaacaaccaaccaaTGATAAAACCAAACAACCAACCTTGCAACCATCCAATGatccaatcatccatccatccaaccaaccaaccaaccaaccaaccaaccaaccaaccaaccaaccaaccaaccaaccaaccaaccaaccaaccaaccaaccaaccaaaatgTAAACTTTCACTAAGAGAGTGATGACCAGGTTTTAAGTTTTTGTATTCTAAATAAAATCTTTGGCTGGAATCAACTTCAGGTCTAAAATAGTTGTGGGTTTGTCATCCACACTTTGAACATGTGtccatgcgcagtgctgaaaaataaaaaaaatctccccTCAAAaagaaacaagatggtgacacatgcgcattgctggaaacttggcttctatgcatgctcagaagataataataataataataataataataataataataataataatagtgatgatgatgatgataatgatgatgatgatgtgtggcagcacccatggactggcactgaccaaagtGATCCATTGTGACATCAACAGTGGGTCCTAttggttcgggcaaactggtccaaactggtccGAACTTCCTCtatactggaggctaaaatatatgaagaacggttgcaggaactgggcatggctagtttaatgaaaagaaggaccaggcgagacacgatagcaatgttccaatatttcagtggttgccccaaagaagagggagtcaagttattttccaaagcccctgagggtagaacaagaagctatgggtggaaactaaacaaggagagaagcaacttagatcta contains:
- the LOC139171859 gene encoding C-signal-like isoform X1 — encoded protein: MAPLARSILVTGSNRGIGLELIQQLVKMDEPPEHIFATCRTPTGPRGKALKDLASKHSNVHIIQLEVEDQSSVKAAALAVGSLLHGKGLNLLINNAGVNSYATLETVEQQEMLSAFNTNVVGPILVAKEFLPLLKKAAREAAVKDMSCQRAAIINITSKLASIERGFEVIKAPMYPYRASKAALNMVTVCFALELEEEGILCTVIHPGWVKTDMGTEQAPVTVQNSVRGILNVLVNLSSASNGAFLDWEGNTLTW
- the LOC139171859 gene encoding uncharacterized protein isoform X2; translated protein: MAPLARSILVTGSNRGIGLELIQQLVKMDEPPEHIFATCRTPTGPRGKALKDLASKHSNVHIIQLEVEDQSSVKAAALAVGSLLHGKGLNLLINNAGVNSYATLETVEQQEMLSAFNTNVVGPILVAKEFLPLLKKAAREAAVKDMSCQRAAIINITSKLASIERGFEVIKAPMYPYRASKAALNMVTVCFALELEEEGILCTVIHPGWVKTDMGTEQAAFSQDSGWLCYTVTVTGILLFLLF
- the LOC139171859 gene encoding uncharacterized protein isoform X3, with the protein product MAPLARSILVTGSNRGIGLELIQQLVKMDEPPEHIFATCRTPTGPRGKALKDLASKHSNVHIIQLEVEDQSSVKAAALAVGSLLHGKGLNLLINNAGVNSYATLETVEQQEMLSAFNTNVVGPILVAKEFLPLLKKAAREAAVKDMSCQRAAIINITSKLASIERGFEVIKAPMYPYRASKAALNMVTVCFALELEEEGILCTVIHPGWVKTDMGTEQS